Proteins encoded together in one Mycoplasma miroungirhinis window:
- the rlmD gene encoding 23S rRNA (uracil(1939)-C(5))-methyltransferase RlmD produces the protein MEYKVNDVLKHQETTEFSYDALGVIRKKNYSIFVFGMLENEIADIKLVKVNSKFAFAKIINLIKTNPKRINGENNLKEITNNPLSILSYKDQLEFKQNIVSYLFKRQLNYENVKPIIPSINEWNYRNKIVLFLELENNKYKMGTYEKMSHNLVEETEYNLATSLIKKVILFLKHNINRFNLQNNKLKRIMIRSNKDESELQIVFITENKHKINEIFIELLISKIKEIKSIIHNVDDVKDKNNLLGFFFNAVYGNNFINDKIENFKFKINWNSFFQINSLQTSNLYNTMLNNINVNPDDIILDAYCGIGTITSFLAKKAKKVIGIEIVKDAILNAKEAQKINNISNIDFYANDIDKQMNILKSKNINFDIVCVDPPRAGLSLDFINLITSQKPREIAYISCNVHTMVRDLIYFKERGYDIKFIQPVDMFPQTPHIEVVGILFKK, from the coding sequence ATGGAATATAAAGTAAATGATGTTTTAAAACATCAAGAAACAACAGAATTTAGTTATGATGCTTTAGGTGTGATTAGAAAGAAAAATTATTCTATTTTTGTTTTTGGAATGCTTGAAAACGAAATAGCAGATATAAAATTAGTAAAAGTAAATTCAAAATTTGCTTTTGCAAAAATAATTAATTTAATTAAAACAAACCCAAAAAGAATAAATGGTGAAAATAATTTAAAAGAAATAACAAATAATCCTCTTAGTATTTTAAGTTATAAAGATCAATTGGAATTTAAGCAAAATATTGTTTCTTATTTATTTAAAAGACAACTAAATTATGAAAATGTAAAGCCCATTATTCCATCAATTAATGAATGAAATTATCGTAATAAAATAGTTCTATTTCTCGAATTAGAAAACAATAAATATAAAATGGGTACATATGAAAAAATGTCTCATAATTTAGTTGAAGAAACAGAGTATAATTTAGCAACTTCTTTAATTAAAAAAGTAATTTTGTTTTTAAAACACAATATTAATAGATTTAATTTACAAAATAATAAATTAAAAAGAATAATGATAAGAAGTAATAAAGATGAAAGTGAACTTCAAATTGTATTTATTACTGAAAATAAACACAAAATTAATGAGATATTTATAGAATTATTAATTTCAAAAATAAAAGAAATAAAATCGATTATACATAATGTTGATGATGTAAAAGATAAAAATAATTTATTGGGATTTTTCTTCAATGCAGTTTATGGAAATAATTTTATAAATGATAAAATTGAAAATTTTAAATTTAAAATTAACTGAAATTCTTTTTTTCAAATTAATTCCTTGCAAACCTCAAATTTATATAACACGATGTTAAATAATATTAATGTAAATCCTGATGACATTATATTGGATGCTTATTGTGGAATAGGTACAATAACTTCTTTTTTAGCTAAAAAAGCTAAAAAAGTAATAGGTATAGAAATAGTAAAAGACGCTATTTTAAATGCTAAAGAAGCTCAAAAAATAAATAATATTAGTAATATTGATTTTTATGCAAATGATATTGATAAACAAATGAATATTTTAAAAAGTAAAAATATTAATTTTGATATAGTGTGTGTAGATCCTCCAAGAGCTGGATTGAGTTTAGATTTTATAAATTTAATAACTTCTCAAAAACCAAGAGAAATAGCTTATATAAGTTGCAATGTTCACACCATGGTGAGAGATTTAATTTATTTTAAAGAAAGAGGATATGATATTAAATTTATACAACCTGTAGATATGTTTCCTCAAACTCCTCATATTGAAGTGGTTGGGATATTGTTTAAAAAATAA
- a CDS encoding nucleotidyltransferase, whose product MSVAIIAEYNPFHNGHIYQLKKAKEIFKDEKIYVILTDNYTQRGDFNVLDFEYRKKLALEYGANEVIKLDFNYSTQAAHIFARGAIKLVHDNKIDKIFFGSETEDVFEFIKAASAMKNNLDDYNKNVKKWLKQGFSFVRSSSESLKQLIGQEFKLPNDILGFEYVKEIIFNDYDIKPYCIKRTIPFHSEETNNEFASATYIRELIFNNQDFSKYSPIKLQNIPDRLKNHYKEIQEIIKNISGEELSKIPMVSEGMENLFKKNIYADNWTEFIDLCTSRRYTKSRIQRTLLQIYIKYKNQKK is encoded by the coding sequence ATGTCAGTTGCAATAATTGCAGAATATAATCCATTTCATAATGGACATATTTATCAATTAAAAAAAGCTAAAGAAATTTTTAAAGATGAAAAAATTTATGTAATATTAACAGATAATTACACACAACGTGGCGATTTTAATGTTTTAGATTTTGAATATCGTAAAAAATTAGCTTTAGAATATGGTGCAAATGAAGTCATTAAATTAGACTTTAATTATAGTACTCAAGCAGCTCACATTTTTGCTCGTGGAGCAATAAAATTAGTTCATGATAATAAAATAGATAAAATATTTTTCGGTTCAGAAACAGAAGATGTTTTTGAATTTATAAAAGCAGCTAGTGCAATGAAAAATAATTTAGATGACTACAATAAAAATGTCAAAAAATGATTAAAACAAGGTTTTTCATTTGTTAGATCGTCTTCTGAATCTTTAAAACAATTAATAGGTCAAGAATTCAAACTACCTAATGATATTTTGGGTTTTGAGTATGTTAAAGAAATAATTTTTAATGATTATGATATAAAACCTTATTGTATAAAAAGAACTATTCCATTTCATTCAGAAGAAACTAATAATGAATTTGCAAGCGCAACGTATATTCGTGAGTTAATTTTTAATAATCAAGATTTTTCAAAATATAGTCCAATTAAACTTCAAAATATTCCAGATAGGTTGAAAAATCATTATAAAGAAATACAAGAAATAATAAAAAATATTTCAGGTGAAGAATTAAGTAAAATCCCTATGGTATCAGAAGGAATGGAAAATTTATTTAAAAAAAATATTTATGCAGATAATTGAACTGAATTTATTGACTTATGTACAAGTAGAAGATATACAAAATCTAGAATTCAAAGAACATTATTACAAATTTATATAAAATATAAAAATCAAAAAAAATAA
- the mnmE gene encoding tRNA uridine-5-carboxymethylaminomethyl(34) synthesis GTPase MnmE has protein sequence MWDTIAAISSGKINQAISIIRITGPEAINIIKKIFTGKEGKNKEITFGFIKNNEQIIDEVLVAWFPGKNNYIGEDTIEINCHGGIIVSNIILELILSYGARLANPGEFSRRAYLNGKIDLVKAEAINDLIHAQTKKQAQLSIKKFDNKFSSLINDFLNKITYLIGNLEVNIDYPEIQDIEQLTSNIVKPILNNLILDITKIISVSENASKIYEGIKVAIVGKPNVGKSSLLNALIKESKAIVTDIAGTTRDIVEGSFQIDGILFKLIDTAGIRKTEDKIEKIGIEKAKQIIESSDIVIHVIDSNNKIDEEDEEIKNSSQFKKYIRVYNKNDILQIKDQDKIKISALNNDLDELEKALVENYKDIDLDSDYLIYNTRQLASIKSAKINLEQALEGLDNGFGPEVVIIDITEAWKDIASIVGKDSSEDLLTTIFSNFCLGK, from the coding sequence ATGTGAGACACAATAGCTGCAATAAGTTCAGGAAAAATTAATCAAGCAATTTCTATAATAAGAATAACAGGTCCTGAAGCAATAAATATAATTAAAAAAATATTTACAGGAAAAGAAGGAAAAAATAAAGAAATTACTTTTGGATTTATCAAAAATAATGAACAAATAATAGATGAAGTTTTAGTGGCTTGATTCCCTGGGAAAAATAATTATATAGGTGAAGATACTATAGAAATAAATTGTCATGGTGGAATAATTGTTTCTAATATTATTTTAGAATTAATTTTATCTTATGGAGCAAGATTAGCAAATCCTGGGGAATTTAGTAGAAGAGCTTATTTAAATGGAAAAATAGATTTAGTTAAAGCAGAAGCTATCAATGATTTAATTCATGCTCAAACAAAAAAACAAGCACAACTTTCAATTAAAAAATTTGATAATAAATTTTCATCATTAATAAACGATTTTTTAAACAAAATTACTTATTTAATTGGAAATTTAGAAGTCAATATTGATTATCCAGAAATACAAGATATTGAGCAATTAACTTCAAATATAGTAAAACCTATTTTAAATAATTTAATATTAGATATTACTAAAATTATTAGCGTTTCAGAAAATGCTTCAAAAATTTATGAAGGAATTAAAGTTGCAATCGTCGGTAAACCAAATGTAGGAAAAAGTTCATTATTAAATGCATTAATTAAAGAATCAAAAGCAATAGTAACTGATATAGCAGGAACAACTAGAGATATAGTTGAAGGTAGTTTTCAAATTGATGGTATTTTATTTAAATTAATTGATACTGCTGGAATAAGAAAAACAGAAGATAAAATTGAAAAAATTGGTATTGAAAAAGCTAAACAAATAATTGAATCATCTGATATAGTTATTCATGTTATAGATTCAAATAATAAAATCGATGAAGAAGATGAAGAAATTAAAAATTCTTCTCAATTTAAAAAATATATTCGTGTTTATAATAAAAATGATATTTTACAAATTAAAGATCAAGATAAAATTAAAATTTCAGCATTAAATAATGATTTAGATGAATTAGAAAAAGCTTTAGTTGAAAATTATAAAGATATTGATTTAGATAGTGATTATTTAATTTATAACACAAGACAATTAGCATCTATTAAATCGGCTAAAATAAATTTAGAGCAAGCTTTAGAAGGGTTGGATAATGGTTTCGGACCTGAAGTTGTCATAATTGATATAACGGAAGCATGAAAAGATATAGCAAGTATTGTTGGAAAAGATTCTTCAGAAGATTTACTTACAACAATCTTTAGTAATTTTTGTTTAGGTAAATAG
- a CDS encoding DegV family protein yields the protein MKKLGIVIDSFSGFTEKEAKDFGFEFLPLQINVGGINKLEGMEISNVEVLVQLRKGLECKTSLPPFGYMETSLKNWYEKYDQVIILPLNSHLSSEHDFLKKIIDNNNYNDKIVVFDNNFCSYQYVWVGKKILKMNEENESIEQMLAFLDEYNQKSLNYIIPANLNTLINGGRLKKYQKLILTSLKLIPIIKNKDGVSADSVKRSMRSAINKSIEKLILFIGGENEIKYYNFWIINTGDPELVKIATEIFKTYDIFPAFQTLGASSIMIHAGIDSISVGVSKHIES from the coding sequence ATGAAAAAATTAGGTATTGTTATCGATTCATTTTCAGGTTTTACTGAAAAAGAAGCAAAAGATTTTGGTTTTGAATTTTTACCTTTACAAATAAATGTAGGTGGTATAAACAAACTAGAAGGTATGGAAATTTCTAATGTAGAAGTTTTAGTACAATTAAGAAAAGGTTTAGAATGTAAAACATCACTGCCTCCATTTGGTTATATGGAAACATCTCTAAAAAATTGATACGAAAAATATGATCAAGTAATTATTTTACCTTTAAATAGTCATTTATCAAGTGAACATGATTTTCTAAAAAAAATAATTGATAATAATAATTACAATGATAAAATTGTTGTTTTTGATAACAACTTTTGTTCATATCAATATGTGTGAGTAGGTAAAAAAATATTAAAAATGAATGAAGAAAATGAATCAATTGAACAGATGTTGGCATTTTTAGATGAATATAATCAAAAAAGTTTAAACTACATAATTCCTGCTAATTTAAACACCTTAATTAATGGTGGAAGATTAAAAAAATATCAAAAATTAATTTTAACTAGTTTAAAATTAATACCTATTATTAAAAATAAAGATGGTGTATCTGCTGATAGCGTAAAGCGTTCAATGAGATCTGCTATAAATAAGTCAATTGAAAAACTAATTTTATTTATTGGTGGAGAGAATGAAATAAAATATTATAACTTTTGAATAATAAATACTGGTGATCCTGAATTAGTCAAAATTGCAACAGAAATATTTAAGACTTATGATATTTTCCCCGCTTTTCAAACTTTAGGCGCAAGTTCTATTATGATCCATGCTGGAATTGATTCAATTAGTGTGGGAGTTTCTAAACACATCGAATCATAA